One genomic window of Polynucleobacter sp. HIN11 includes the following:
- a CDS encoding DUF748 domain-containing protein: MRLSNNRPLRITLTFSVVLAILASLFWIIGVTWAPSWIKKQVEEYSQQLGYSVQIQSISVKPFQLTAQVEGLRLQQIQGKQLFGLDAGLIRLHWGKLMTGELGIRDLQLTNPSILLERAQGDGSKWNWMQLIETINAQKPPSSPTKSKAIKVSVDQFRIQGARLQFRDGQTKFADDLGPFSLNLKQLSNYRLASDEPGVEGLYELDLGRVDVLIPSLNKMVVFDKVQASGGVSSPEPDQLDAKLTLKLDAGVLDFLFHLEPKQNLIKIDVAIDNLSVTPVVTLLPANNPLQTNSGVMSGKLEYQTRQGLWSTVGELSLKNIEITEGKPRQAFIKWRQADFKQIDLRKLASGKTSLTIDEVLFDQPDFKYDLDEQGFSNIRRMFSKPAPSTSTGSEPATSAADAKSSNFELDIKAIKLRNGIVHFADLAVVPQLQTDIRKLNGSLLGVSNVPGRYAAIALDGLIADRGSFRAKGQAAFEDPRRNHDVLFEFKNVPLKTANAYFMKYAGYAIQDGRLDLMLNYRAKDAELVGQNRFVIKDIELGEEVPNFQGRRLPLRLAIALLEDSDNVIDISLGIKGNVDSPEFSATGLVWQAIRTVLTNIVTAPFRALASLLGLQSDTPIHAVLGESSYLPVDQEKLDKLAGVLVKRPHATIEFVGGYDPNADKAALARARADHAILNAAGFKLSPQEPLPTPSLSDPRVQSGVKSAYGQQVGRIKLAQRLISLPDNEARYQQLRNELIQSYAVSDAELLQLASARANRAKELMVAQQPNLAERITIGASKAVSADQEGIPLGISLGSKK; the protein is encoded by the coding sequence ATGCGATTGTCTAATAATCGACCTCTCCGCATCACTCTAACATTCAGCGTGGTGCTGGCAATTTTGGCCAGTTTATTTTGGATCATTGGCGTTACATGGGCGCCCTCATGGATTAAAAAGCAAGTCGAGGAATACAGTCAGCAACTCGGCTATTCGGTTCAGATTCAATCCATTAGTGTCAAACCATTTCAATTAACTGCTCAGGTAGAGGGTCTGCGCCTTCAACAAATTCAGGGCAAGCAATTATTCGGATTGGATGCTGGTCTGATTCGTCTGCACTGGGGCAAATTAATGACCGGAGAGTTGGGGATTCGTGACTTACAACTCACGAATCCATCGATCTTGCTTGAGCGAGCACAGGGCGATGGATCCAAGTGGAACTGGATGCAGTTGATTGAGACCATCAATGCACAAAAACCACCATCGTCGCCCACCAAATCAAAAGCAATCAAAGTATCAGTTGATCAATTCAGAATTCAAGGGGCGCGTCTTCAGTTTCGAGATGGGCAAACCAAGTTCGCCGATGATCTAGGACCGTTTTCTTTGAATCTCAAACAACTTAGTAATTATCGACTAGCATCTGATGAGCCTGGTGTGGAGGGTTTGTATGAGCTCGATCTGGGTAGGGTTGACGTGCTCATTCCATCACTCAATAAGATGGTGGTATTTGACAAAGTTCAAGCCTCGGGAGGAGTTAGTAGTCCAGAGCCCGATCAGCTTGATGCTAAGCTAACCCTCAAACTCGATGCTGGAGTATTGGATTTCCTCTTTCATCTCGAGCCTAAACAAAATTTAATCAAGATCGATGTCGCAATCGATAACCTATCTGTTACCCCAGTCGTTACTTTGTTACCAGCCAACAACCCCTTACAAACCAACTCAGGCGTCATGTCTGGCAAATTGGAATATCAAACTCGCCAAGGGCTATGGTCAACCGTGGGTGAGCTAAGCCTTAAGAATATTGAAATCACGGAAGGTAAGCCTAGACAGGCTTTCATAAAATGGCGCCAAGCCGATTTCAAGCAAATTGATCTTCGTAAATTAGCGAGTGGCAAAACATCACTCACGATTGATGAGGTTTTGTTTGATCAGCCCGACTTTAAGTACGACCTTGATGAGCAAGGGTTCTCCAACATTCGTCGGATGTTTTCTAAACCTGCCCCAAGCACATCCACAGGGTCAGAGCCTGCGACAAGTGCAGCAGACGCAAAGTCATCGAATTTTGAGCTCGACATTAAAGCTATCAAATTACGAAATGGCATTGTGCATTTTGCTGATTTAGCCGTGGTTCCACAGTTGCAAACCGATATTCGCAAACTCAATGGTTCCTTGCTCGGCGTGAGTAATGTTCCTGGCCGCTATGCGGCGATCGCTCTTGACGGATTGATTGCGGATCGCGGCAGTTTTCGAGCAAAAGGTCAGGCTGCCTTTGAAGATCCGCGGCGTAATCATGACGTGTTGTTTGAATTTAAGAATGTTCCGCTGAAAACTGCCAATGCATATTTCATGAAATACGCTGGGTATGCCATTCAAGATGGACGCTTAGATCTCATGTTAAATTACAGGGCCAAAGATGCTGAACTGGTTGGTCAAAATCGTTTCGTCATCAAAGATATTGAACTCGGGGAAGAGGTACCTAATTTTCAGGGTCGGCGCTTACCTCTGCGTCTGGCGATTGCCTTGCTGGAGGACTCCGACAACGTGATTGATATCTCGCTGGGAATCAAAGGGAACGTTGATTCTCCCGAGTTCTCGGCGACGGGCCTCGTTTGGCAAGCGATTCGTACTGTTCTCACCAATATTGTCACTGCACCATTTCGAGCATTGGCATCCTTATTGGGCCTGCAAAGCGATACGCCGATTCATGCAGTATTGGGCGAGAGCTCTTATTTGCCGGTTGATCAGGAGAAGCTTGATAAATTGGCAGGGGTTTTAGTAAAGCGCCCTCATGCCACGATTGAATTTGTCGGGGGCTATGATCCGAATGCTGATAAAGCAGCCTTAGCTAGGGCGCGTGCTGATCACGCTATTCTGAATGCTGCCGGATTTAAATTGAGTCCTCAAGAACCCCTCCCAACCCCCAGCCTTTCGGACCCTCGGGTTCAATCTGGAGTCAAATCAGCGTATGGACAACAAGTCGGCCGAATTAAATTAGCGCAGCGTTTGATTTCACTGCCTGATAATGAAGCGCGCTATCAGCAACTCCGCAATGAGCTCATTCAAAGTTATGCAGTGAGCGATGCAGAGCTATTGCAATTAGCAAGCGCACGAGCCAATCGCGCAAAAGAGTTGATGGTTGCACAGCAGCCCAATTTAGCTGAACGAATTACTATAGGAGCATCCAAGGCGGTCAGTGCCGATCAAGAGGGTATTCCTCTGGGCATTTCCTTGGGCAGTAAAAAATAA